TGGCAAGTCTGAACTCCCCGTCCTGCATTCTGTGTTTAATGCTTTGGAGCTCATTAGCAGAGAGCTGGTAAATAGCCTATTATTCATGGATATGTGCACATCGCTCAGGGCAACACTGTACAATCGACAGCATTTAAGCAACTGGGGTTGAATTTAACAAATGTCTTACAAATGCATTTATCTGATGATTCGCATTGAAAATATGTAGATACTAATTTAATGAAATCAAATAATGGGTACTGCATAGAGCTGGGTGTCAGAATCAAAATTGAAGAATCACGATGTACTTACACATTATACACAATATTGCTATTGACTTAAAATTATGCAATGTTGTGGATATCGCCTTTAAGTTTCCTATAAACAGTGTGTCATTAGACTAGTTTCACAATCTTTGTCTCACCACTAATTTCAATTTACTTTCGTGAATCAGTTCAAAGAATGAATCAATCCCAAACTATATTGTTGATAttgctaactaaaactaaaacaattaaatatcatTTTCTTTAATTGAAGTACagctgaagtaaaataaaataaaatgtaaatattagttgaaaaacaaaaaaacagcaatgtAGTTTTGGCAACAAACTGAAGTAAATTAAGTTTAAGtgctaaaatgactaaaactaaggctaaatagaaatattaaaaacaaaaactaaaataacagcaCATAACCAAAATGTCTAAatcttaaattaaaaagttaattattaaaatgttattaaaagctacaataatatataatataaaaaattcttCCAAACGTAATTAACTTGCGTCATCAGTCAAAGATGTGTTATTTTTCAGatattacattataatgtaaaaatattaacattttttaaaaagaatcgACAGAATAAATATTGAGATTAAGGATTCGCCAATACAAAAATTCAGACTGTTACCGATAGGATgatgattattttctttttttggctgATAAATgaccaatattaaaattatgtaCAGACTTTTCTaattaacttcaaaataaaacactaaaatctAAAACAATTCAAGTGAATTCATACATATTAGGTTATATAtagtaaacacatttttataattgcCCAGTCCTAGTATATATATACCGAGTATTTTATGTCTGAATTTGCCACCAATATTTACAGTTACAATTTGTGTCATTTCTCACCAAAAACTCATCACATTAATGCATTGTCATTTCCCAAACAGACAGGTCACATATTGGCTCGTGCGATTCGAAGCCCAGCGAGCACAATTCAACGCTACGAAAGGAGCTCAAGCAGTTTTTCGGCTGGATGCGCAAACACTCTTACGGCTGTACGGACGTCAGCATCAAACTCTACGACCAATGGCGCGTCTGGCTGCAGAAAGCCCAGAAAACACACGACCAGGTCAGTAAGGACAAAGCGTACCTCCTTATGCGACACATATCAAGACAACAAATCATTACTGTTGGCACACATGATATAATGcctgtgtgaaaaaaaaagaagcattttgCGGTTTTATGTGACCCACAAAAAAGAGAACCAAAAGATCTGTTTATTCTTTTGATCAATAGGCTCACATTTGATTGCGTTTACTAATAGCGAAGTATCATATAATCTTCAGACGTTACCACAACAGAGAGGAAACAGCCACTCAAAGTAATCAGCCGGAATGCTAATAAATTCCTTTTAGGTTAGACTGTGCAGCAAAGCTTCAGCTGCGAACCAACCGAGCCCGAGAAGTCTTGTGTGGCGTTCTCGAACGCTAACCGACATCCGCTGCACGCTCTCTGAACCGATTCAGTGGTTACTGTTGCTTTGGCACTGACGACTGTTGGGAAACTTAGGTCGCTTCATTAGTCACACTGTCCTTTGAAGAACACGATGTAACTGCCACAAGAATGGCTGGTACCAATTACGCTTCTCTGTCCCCATATATCAACTCATCACATTCACTTGTAAATGCCATTGTCTTGCCTTTCAGGTACTACAAAGCGGTAAATCATAGTGAAACTCTAAAGAAGGCTTGGGAGAGTTTGCGGGGGCCTGCGACGACAAGGTTTTTATCACTCTCCAGTGCTTGGGACTTTCATTTGAATGAGCCAAGACTCTCCGAAGGGATCTGCAAGAAGCCTGTCGTTTGGCGACATGATCTACTGTTTGCCTCCTGCTGTAGTCCCCATCAAATACGTCAAAGGAAGCGCGCTTTTGTCTCAGACATGTAATTTATAAGGGCATTAAAACATAAAGTAAGACTCCAAATTACGAGAGAGAGAgtataaaatgtttgaaaaaaaggAGATAATGGGGGATTCTCTCATTCTTATTGACCTTCCAAAAAAAGGACCTTTGCAACTTAACAAGTGGTTTGAAATGGACAGATTTTACTAACTAAATTTAATTTGCTAAGAGTGAGAATTCataagcaacaacaacaaaaaaaacgagcatttaaatattaatctcttAAAGTGATACTTTTTACTAAAAAAGTAAATGAGGACTGATGCTGCCAAGCTCCAGAATGAACAAAAGCACtgtaaaagtatcataaaattgtccatttgttgctatattccaagtcttctgaagtcatatgatttttttgtggaacaaacagatttaaatttaaagggatagttcactcaaaaatgaaaattctgtcattaattactcaccctcatgtcgttgcaaacctgtaagaccttcgttcatcttgtttacgtatgtgatactctccaaaatggcgccgaggtgacacagaggagacgaattgttgaataaagtcgttatttttgttttctttgcgcacaagaAGTAATCTTGTAGCTttataacattacggttgaacccctgatgtcacatggattattttaacgatctccttgctatgtttctgagccttgatcgtgtaaggacacttgatgtctatggagggtcagagagctctcgaaaattcatcaaaaatatcttaatttgtgctccgaagatgaatgaaggtcttacaagtttggaacgacatgagggtgagtaattaatgacagaattttcattttcaactattcctttaagtcatTGTTCACTGAAAAACATGTCATCTCCCCTAAATCTAGTTCATGAGAGAGCTAGtgatgtaataaataaatgaaacttaTCTGAACGATTCGTTCATGAATCCTGAGTTCTATTGACTCCACTGATTAACTGTTTCTGACACAAAACTATCATATTGCTTCAGAAGATTtggaatgttttattaatttcattaaaggAGATTTTCAAATTCTCATTGACCtgtcattcaaaaaaaaaacatttacatcttGCTGACATTCGCAGACACACGAGTGGattgaaaatgacaaaaactgaCAGATTACACATAGATTTTGCAAACAAAATTTAATGTATTTCCTAAAAGTGAGAATTCGGAAGCAACAAAATAagatcatttaaatatttgtctcttaaagggatagttctaaaatgaacaaaagcacaataaaagtaAATCTGACTGGTGCtttatattccaagtcttttgAAGTCGTATGATAGTTTTGTGTGACAAACACATTGAAATTTGAGTTATTTACTGAAAACCATGATATCAGTCCTAAAGCTCATCTTTTGAATGAGCTGTTCCAGTTAATGAGCCTATCTGAATAATTAATTCACAAATCTTGAGTTCATTTAACTAAATGATCCAATTCACCttatcatatggcttcagaaggcTGAATAAAGTCACATGGACCACTTTATGGTCCTTTTTGAAGCAcataagaaataaactcatacagGTATGGAgtgaaatgagggtgagtaaataatgacaaacttttcattttagTGCATTGTCCCTTTAATTGTTAAACGCACAAGTTTAAATTGgtatttgaaatgcaatttgcaATTTGTTTGTCCTCTGTGTTCAAAAACATCATGTAAATACTGTATCATTATGTATAAATAGTTTTGTCTGTATAAACGTCCTCAAAATATTTAAGGAATGTTCATACATTTTCTAACACATTAGCTTTtgctgaatattattattatgcacaTAATAAAACGCTATTTACATTCAGAATGAACAGATATATGCTTTAAAATAATGAACATTGTGTTGGTTTAGCAAACAAAACGTCATAAGCTAttctaaatgtataaaaaaataatgaaataaaagatgCCACACtctctttaataaaaatatgcattgCAAAGCCTGCATCAGCAGCAGCAATGCACTCTGTCTATGCAACGCCTGAGACCGCGATCGATACCTTAGATGACTCTTCATTAGAAAGGAAAGTTCATAGAGGATCTGAATCCATCTCTGTCTCCTGAGACTGACTGAATCTCACTCCGGCTCCTCTGAGTCATACTTGAAGTCTTGCAGAATCTCACTTAAAGCGGCTGTATTCTTTATGATACTGATAGAGATagaaagaaacagaaagagTTTTTTCATTCTGAGGTTTAGAAGAACAATAGGTTTTAACCATTAACATGAATATACCAAGTATTGTACTTCAAAACCAGGATGAAACATTACAACAGTGATATATGTAGTGATAAATATAGAGAATAGcctaattaataaatactttcttaacatttaaataatttaaatgatattctataacatataaattatattctatataaaaGTAATGAATTACAGTGATACAATATATATTAAGTCATTAAAATACAagtaaattacaaattatatatataaaactaattaaaataaatggcaaattaatactaaattacatttttaaaatatgcaaaaaataaataaataacaatacagTTGTGTTCTAAGTAGTTTTTCTCAATTTATTCGTCATTGTCAGGTGTGTAGGAAAAACATGCACTTACTgctgttcatttttttattaattaattaactttttgtCACTAATATGCAAGAAACAAACAGCTAAACATTTAAAgcataattaataaatactttctatttttatagttgatgtgtgtatatattttatatatatatatatatatatatatatttgtatatatattttatagtccCACTTGTGGGTAtgtgtaaattatatatatatatatatatatatatatatatatatatatatatatatatgtgtgtgtgtgtgtgtgtgtgtatgtatgtatgtatgtatgtatgtgtatatacaggtgctggtcatgtaattagaatatcatcagaaagctgatttatttcactaattccattcaaaaagtgaaacttgtatattcattcattatacacagactgatatatttcaaatgtttatttcttttaattttgatgattataactgacaactaaggcaaatcccaaattcagtatctcagaaaattagaatattgtgaaaaggttcaatattgaagacacctctGATCAGCTAATTAattcaaaacacctgcaaaggcctttaaatggtctctcagtctagttctgtaggctgcacaatcatggggaagactgctgacttgacagttgtccaaaagacaaccattgacacgttgcacaagagggcaagacacaaaaggtcattgcaaaagaggctggctgttcacagagctctgtgtccaagcacattaatagagaggcgaagggaaggaaaagatgtggtagaaaaaaggtgtacaagcaatagggataactgcaccctggagaggattgtgaaacaaaacccattcaaaaatgtaggggagattcacaaagagtggactgcagctggagtcagtgctacaagaaccactacgcacagacgtatgcaagacatgggtttcagctgtcgcattccttgtgtcgagccactcttgaacaacagacagcgtcagaagcgtctcgcctgggctaaagacaaaaaggactggactgctgctgagtggtccaaagttatgttctctgatgaaagtaaattttgcatttcctttggaaatcagggtcccagagtctggaggaagagaggagaggcacacaatccacgttgcttgaggtccagtgtaaagtttccacagtcagtgatgctggtgttggtccactgtgttttctgaggtccaaggtcaacgcagccatatataccaggaagttttagagcacttcacgcttcctgctgctgaccaactttatggagatgcagatttcattttccaacaggacttggcacctgcgcacagtgccaaagcaaccatctggtttaaggaccatggtatccctgttcttaattggccagcaaactcgcctgaccttaaccccatagaaaatctatggggtattgtgaagaggaagatgcgatatgccagacccaacaatgcagaagagctgaaggccactatcagagcatcctgggctctcataacacctgagcagtgccacagactgatcgactccatgccacgccgcattgctgcagtaattcaggcaaaaggagccccaattaagtattgagtgctggacctgctcatacttttcatgttcatacttttcagttggccaagatttctaaaaatcctttctttgtattggtcttaagtgatattctaattttctgagatactgaatttgggattttccttagttgtcagttataatcatcaaaattaaacaaaataaacatttgaaatatatcagtatgtgtgtaatgaatgaatataatatacaagtttcactttttgaatggaattagtgaaataaatcaactttttgatgatattctaattatatgaccagcacctgtgtatatatatatatatatatatatatatatatatatatatatattaaattttacaCATGATTactaatgaatataatatataaagtaatgcatttaattaaatataaattacaatattaaataaaatatttttaaaaatatgcaaaacatCTGTACATGGTTGCACTTACTCCTGTTTGATCTCACGGACTTTCTCTTGGAAATCCTCATCTTCTGGGTGATCCTGGGCATTCTGCTTGGCCAACTGTAACTTAGCTGTCTGCAAGGTCATAAATATAGATACACATTAAGAATACCGTAACCAATTACAGAACATACACATTTGGTTCAATACTGTTTCAGTCTTATACATAAAGAAGGGAGGAGAAAAATCATTTAACAAGCTAATTTAAGTTATGCAGGACTGAAATGTTTAACTAATCACCTTTCTAACTAAATATGCTTGAGAGTGCACATCCTAACAttcctttaaaatatcttaatgacaCAGCACACTGCCTGAAATGCTgtatcccataatgcaatgcactAAACTTTTCATGTCCAACCTGATGAATTAACTTGAAGTATTTTGCAGCTTCAATGTTTAATCTCATGGTTCACtcattattttatcaaatttggaataaaatcaaattagaatgatttatttttgataaaatctgtGTGCAGTGCATATTGTGTCGTATTAgccaaacatttttaaaaacaatacagtGCCCACCAGCTCTAGTTTCTCCTTCTCTTTAATCTGCAGTTTGTCAATGTGTTCGGAGAGGTCGGGCCGGTCAAAGTCTTGGTGCAGCTGCTCTTTAATCTGCAGAACCTCTTTGGAAATGCCGCAGAATGCTTTCGTTATCTCATGTACCAGCTGTTTGTAGTGCTCGAAGTCATAGTGGGGCCCCGTCCTTAAGTACGCCTCATGACCcctgagaaaaaaacaacaactgtattTACCTCAAATAacctcagacagacagataatagatagacagacagacagacagacagacagacagatagatagatagacagacagatagaaagatagacagatagataaaaataaactgaCTCCTCAAATAGCTTGTATGCTTCCACACGCTCAGCTTGAAGTACATAAAATCTTCTGACCAAATGTTTGAAATCTGTAGGTgccttttaaaaaagaaaaaaaaaagaatagacaCAGAAGTCACAAACATCAAAAAGACTAAGAACAATATGATTCCattgcagtatatatatatatatatatatatatatatatatatatatatatatataaagtaagtGAAGTGCCTACTTTTAAGGTTTCAAATAAGTTTTTGgagaataaaatgtcaaaatttggtttaaataatgttacattgtcattcagtgtaacacaatatttatgtaaaaattcaAACAACATGCTTATTCTGacttgtacatattaaaatatattaaagaataAGGGAGCATATTACagtttattgtgttttaaatgagtaagaaccattaactacgattttttttcctcaataaactcctaattgacagcttattaatagttagtaaggtaacTTAggtaaatttaggtattgggtaggattagggatgtagattATGGTCAGGCagaatatgtgttttataagcactaataaacagccaatatgttaataatagacaGGCTAATATGCAACTAGTTagtagtgagaattggtccttacaCTTCTGTATAGACTAGCTTTAGCAAATTCGCTACGTTgtatatatttctattcatttaatattCCTAAATGTGATTATATGATACAACCTGAGTTAAAACTAACTTACCATGTTGCTAAAACTGTGTTTTCGTAGCTTGGCAGATATATCTTCTGACCAGCAGCATGTGTATGTTTCGTTCAGTCCCGCAGCGCGCGCACGCGCACGCGCGCACTCACTTCCTGTTTGGGTTCGCGACGTAATACAACGTCATGCGACGTCACCTCAACGCTTACGTGCTGGGACGAAACCTTggttcactgaaaaaaatgatactacttttttttttaaggtaagtagttgcaaactatttattttaagctattttagctacatttaaataaaaaaaaaatgctgaaatttAGTcagctaaatttgtttatttaaatgtagctaaaataaattgtttgcaaccacttaccttaaaataaatttttcagGGTTTGAGGCAGATATTTTACTCGTTAATCAGTTGTTTAATGAAAATGGCCACTTAGTAAATTATAAAGAATTTCTTTGTCATTCTAATATTCCCATTTGTTACCCCTAAAGAATTTGCTATTGTTTTTGATGCCATACCATCTGGAGTTATTAGACCCCCTATCCCTCTATTTTACCTTCTCTAGTTCCTACTATTTCAGTGGTAGGAAAACAGTGCTTTTCTGCCTCTTCTTCTAATATATCAATAAGTTTGTTATTTCTTAATAATTTTGTATCAGTTccaaatgttatgttttattgGAATGTTTTTGTCTCTGATATTGTCTGGAGGAATGTTTGGCTGATTCCAAATAGATACTTAATTATGAAAGAAGTTTCCTTTCGAACTATCCATCGTATATATCCTGTCAATACTTtcttaaagaaatataaaaaagataTTGATACAAACAGCACCCCGAGACTAGTCTATAGTGCATTTATTTTGCCACTGCCATTACCCTAAATTGTTGTGTAAAGACCTCtccttatttgttattaaaaatattgacaaagatttttctttactttgggaaaatgttttgtttggatttgtTAATTCAAAAAAAGGTGcttttacagaaaaacaaaatgtacttacttACTGAAATACAGCATTACTTTGGGACTATTTCTAATTCATGtaataaagctttaaaaacagTTGGAATTTGTAAGCTGTTTAATCTTTTCCTTTGAatgtaatgtgttttgtttaattttataccCCTGTCTAgtaatttctttgttttgtcattgtatatatatatatatatattacatttaattttctttttaattattattattattattttgtatttttgtattgtaaCTGCTTTTTATTGGTTGATATAatgttcataataataaaaaataatttcttaaaatcatataaaatatgaatatttatagtaatattaaatttatattctTATTCGCAATATGTATATTTTCTCTATAATGAAGCAATGTAATCGATTTTCTAATATAGTAACGTAAATACTGCTTTCAATCCATTCAGtatcttaaaaaaattataaaactataatttattataaaacgtTCTTATGAACACAACGCGCTAATATTAAATGCCTCGTGCTAAAGGACCACTAGGGGGTGCCAGTGCCCTATATTATACTAAAACCTTTATTGCGCTTCCATATCAAAATGAATTCACATTAGGttcaagttttatattttaaagccaTACTTTTATTATGTCAATATGCATGTCAGAAACGACtcagttaaataatatttaggttacatgattaaaatgaattatattaatcatatgcattaaattaatgcatGTCGCTAAACATAACCGACTAAAGGATTCGGATCTTTTCGGTCTCATTCAACCGGACCTGTAGAGCTTCCAGGCGGCGTTGCAGGGGCAGTGCAGTCTTGTCTCTACTAGCTCAGAGGAGGCTCTGTAGACTTGTTCCGACACACCACTGAATGAGACAAAAGCCTGGAAAGTTCAAAGGGGCAAAAGCAGACTGCCCCGGTTACATTACAGCCTGTGGAGCGCAGCTCACTGGATCTGATGTGCATTAAATACCGTGCTACACAAGGGGTGGGGTGGATGGAGATAAGTTTTAATGCTGAAATATGAGCAATCGGAACTAAGGCGGATAAATACTGCACGCCAAGAGGGATTGTCTTTACGTGTGGAGAGGAGTTCAAATAATCAGTTGCACGGACGCAACATTGGCAATTGGGATAAAAAACGTTGCACGCGCTGCACCGGAGACTCGTGCTTTCCCCTCGTGGATACTTGAGTTTGCACTAGAAGTTGTAAGAATATTTGTGGAATACACCCCGGAGAAactcaacacaaaacaaacgAGGGACAAAATGAGAGGGTTACATGTGCACCACAAATCCTGGACTCTGTGGACTGTGTTCATGTGTGTAATGAGTGGAGTTCATTCACAAGAAAGACAGTAAGTATGTTTGTAGCGCTCTTTCATGAATGATACCGAACCGCTTTTTCATTTCAAGCATGCATGTCTAGAAAAGACTTCAGTCAGGTGATAACGGCATCCTCGGTAGTTTGTCGCTCGCCTGTGGAAATGTTTCCTTGTGCAACAACAAATAAACTCAGCTGCACAGCTGCTGTTGATGTGCGTGGGTGTTACTAACAAATAACATGTAATCCGTTACAAATGTTTATGGTAACTGTAATTGCTACCAAAAAGTCAATGTATTTATTACTGTTACACATCATGGTTAACTAATATGGGATCAGATACTACAGTTTTGTTGTAACAGTAACTGTAGTGTCTGTTATTTTGATAGAAACTATGGTTACCatggtacatttttgtaaaggGTGGTACAGCTGACATTATGTTATGAACAAACTCCTAAGAGATGTTCTTTCAAAACAGGTCATTATGTTTCATAAATAAGCATTTAAAGTTTATGTCATTGTCTTAGTCACAGATTTCCCACTGTTGGTATGATCAAGAAGCTCAATTTTTCAGGTTTAATGCTGCTATTGTAGTGAGATAAATGTGCTGAACCCAATTTATTCTCCTCACGTTCTTAAGAATACAATTCAGTTCGCTTTCCCAAGGGTATATTAGAAGACTGTGGTCTTTATAAAGGTTCTTCACTGATTCTTTTGTAGGACACTAGgttcatttttcttatttattcttatttcttATATTATTGATGTTACATTGATAGCAATGTTGTTGCCCGagttttatcatttttgtttatgCTGGAACCAGATTTCTTTAATTATCTCCAACATCAAACAATAAGTTGACTAGAAGAACCTTGTTCAAACCCCTTAAAGATTGGTTTACAGGAATCTTGTTGGGTTGATTGACCCAAGACCTGTAGACGTCCACAAATTTCATCCTTCATACCAGAGCTGGGCAGAGCTCAGTGCCAGTGTCCGTACCTGTTACACGTGGTTGTGCCAAGTATTTCGAGCACCAGAGAAAGAGGTCAATAACTAGCTTGCCCTCTCCGACAAAGAGCTACATTCTCTTGAGTCAGCCAGTAGCTGTTCTTTCCTTCAATAAGATAGTGCTATCGTGTAAACACTGAATAGTTTTATGCCCACCGCACACATGAGAGTATTGTAAGATAGGGAGGTGAGGATCAAATGCAGTCAATTCCACGTAGATGCCTTGAAAGGGATTTTCTCATGCCTTGAGACTTAAATTGCTTCTGGCCTCGCTGAACCGTAATGCCAACCACCTGATATCTCACACTCAGGCATGCTATTAAACTCAAGGACACTGAGCTGCCTGGGTTTATTTGGGCATGTAATGGGTCAGAGAGTCACCTTCCAAACGTTTCTCATCGTTTAAGGTCACAAGAACCAAATTTGTTACTGGATTTGTGCAAGTAGTCTAGACAACTTAGATTAAAAAGAGGTGAAAAACACTTACAGAATTAGGTTAGTGTTGGTTAATTGTATAACAACATTGCCTTGACCTTTGTCTTGACATGTCTTTGAGAAAGTCCTATTAGTTTTAATTGCATTGACCCCCAAAACTGGGTTTTATGCAGCCCCGTCTCTTTCTTTTAAGAGTAAAGGCCAACAcaccaaacatttaaacaaatcgCCAACAAATGGTCTAAACACTGCAAAGATCAAAACTAATATTTGTCAGTTTGAACTAAAATCAATTCGAAGGCAATGTTGC
The sequence above is a segment of the Onychostoma macrolepis isolate SWU-2019 chromosome 22, ASM1243209v1, whole genome shotgun sequence genome. Coding sequences within it:
- the rex1bd gene encoding required for excision 1-B domain-containing protein, which produces MAPTDFKHLVRRFYVLQAERVEAYKLFEEGHEAYLRTGPHYDFEHYKQLVHEITKAFCGISKEVLQIKEQLHQDFDRPDLSEHIDKLQIKEKEKLELTAKLQLAKQNAQDHPEDEDFQEKVREIKQDIIKNTAALSEILQDFKYDSEEPE